The Lycium barbarum isolate Lr01 chromosome 4, ASM1917538v2, whole genome shotgun sequence nucleotide sequence AGTTCATCTTCTACTATCTAGTAATATTCTAGtagtcttgaaaaaaaaaaagtaaatgtcATTTGTCTAAAGTTTGCTTTTTTAATAAGTGTATTGTTCATCCTCATGAATGGGATAAAGATTTAGAAAGTTAATAACAATCGGAATTTGACCTCATATGCATATTGTAAATATGCAGTTACATAATCCAGCCAAAGTAATAGGAACTAGACCTAACACGATTCCAAATAGAAAAATAGTGGTCTTTTAGGTAGAGCAGACACATGCAAAGCAATATTTGTTGTGGTCCAGTAAATATttttagttttctatttataaaatatcATGCTTTCTATAATCAATTAGCATTGTTTACACAGGAAATGATCTATATGATGAAGGTTACTGACTAAAACATAATTTTTGATACTAGAGGGCTTCATTAAGGTGTCTTCTTTAGACATTACGGTGTATTTGCGTAGCTAGTCGTCGCGCCGATGCAAATTGCTGAAAAAGTGTGGCGACAGACATTGGGAAGGACAGCAGTATGTTTTGACCAGCACAAAAGAATGCGGATACACAAAGGGGTAAGGCAGACGTATTGATACGTGGCTTGACCTACATAATTAAATCTTAGGCTGACTCTTCTATTAATTCGGTCAAAACAAACAGACTCGAACAAATGGAAGCAGGGCCAAATTCATGTATCTAATGTTTCCTAATTTCCAAGTTCTGCTAACGGTTATAAGAAAATGTAAAGGATaacctttcaaaaaaaaaaatgtaaaggaTAAGGGAAGTCATTGTAGCAAAGACTTTTGAGACCAAGAATGACAAAAAAGGGAGAATGGGAAAAGGGGAAAGCTGGAGGCCAAAAATCCGAGCTCAGTCATTTAAAAAGGAGAGGATTTTGAAAAAGCTGAAGTTTCATAATAATTATGAAGGGTATGGGAACAGCAGTATGAGGCAGGAAACAAGATCGTAGAATGATCAACTGAACTTCAAAATTATGAGTTGCAATGTAAGAGGCATTAATAGTCTTGACAAACGAAAAACTCTGAAAATGTTACTACACAAATTGAAGGTAGATAATTATTGCCTGCAAAAGACAAAATAACTTGGGAACATGAGGCTTATTTGGGCAAGCAGATCGGTATATGGGAGAAATTGccagaatattgatgttggtaaTTCTAACAATTCCAGCCAACTGTTTCAGGTGGTTCATAGGGGATTTTCGAACTGTCAAGTTCACCAACAGAGTTTCAAATAACGTGATTTTCGAAGTATTAAAGCTTAGTCATTCATATTGGCAAGTGTTCGTTGTATATATCCTTCACTAATATTTATGTAGAAGAAAAGTTTTGGCATGGCTTGAAAAATAAGCCACGTAATGCAAATCATGTGATAAATGCTTAATGATTAGGACTGGCCTTCCATCTTACTAACCTGCCActtcccaaaacataagtcagaGTCTAGATCTTTCAAATATCAGTTAGAAGTTTCTTCTTTCCCTTATATATCCTTACATATTGGTCACTTAGTTCCTTGGTTTCTTTCAGTCTTCCCGTCACAGTTCCTGAAACCGAGAATAGTGGCACCAGATTTTTCCTGGCCGAGTGATTCTGTGATGACAGAACATAATTATTAGACTCTGTCTATTTTTCGTTTTTGTTTACAGAAGAATGCAAAGTATCTACCtatccccccaaaaaaaaaaaaagaatcaaagtAATTTCTTAAGGTAAAGCTTTTGAGGTGTGTTCTGTGAGCTGGAAAGGCCTCAAGTGTCATTCATCTGCATATGATTTGATTTGAGATGATTCTATTAGAGCTCAGTGATGTTTATTGTGTTCCAGTAGGGCACATAATTCTTTACCCACGTGCTTATTTATTGTTTGCATAGCAATTAGTAATTGATCATAGAGAACCTGAGAGACCTGCTTAGCTTTTTGTCACTATCAAAAGATAGTCCTTAAGATCTTTTTCCCATAAGCTATATCCTGTTGAAAGGGGGGAAATAATGACAGAGAAAAAAGAATGCAAGCtaattttggaatttttttgAGGTTAGTGTCTATTATTGTAGAAAATAGAATAGCAAGCAAGATAAACTGAAATTTATCCATTTGTtttactattaaaaaaaaaaaaaaagataaactaAGAATTTTCCTCGCGTTCGAACCTCTTAACAAGCATACCTTTACATAATTTTTCTTtctcaaaaaataatttttctcgTGTTAGAATCTGTTTGTTCTCAATCTTGCTGAAGTCTGTTGACTGCAGAATCTAATACTCTTGAATTTTCTGGTTGGTTAGATTGACAAGCTCTTGTCCACGTTTCATCGATGGGAGCAAACTCTTGCAGATAGTGGTGAGAAAGTACATCTTACAATGGAACTTCTTGCTGCATGTGAGAGCATTGAGTGGCAGGTATGTGCCAAAACATGGCCCTTGAAACATGATCAATTGATATTTATTGCTCTTTGTTCGTTAAATTCTCATTCTATGTCTTCCTGATTGTCTGCTCATGAACGAAAAATGATGATTTTAGAGCCATATGCAATAGCTTCTTTTATGGGTTGTACCTGTATTAACTCTTAAGCTCGGGTTATGAATCTGTACTGACAAATCTGTCGATCTTTTCTCTGAAGGGAAAAATTAGCTTCTGTGGATGTGATTTGACATTGATCTTCTGCAGCTTTAACTAACTTCATATCCTTTTATCGATACTAAGTTCCTGTTTTCTTGATGAGATGGTGGATGAATTGGACAAAACAATTGTTGTTGCAGCGAGAGATCCTTCTTGGTATGGCGTTGATCATATCAAGCTTGATAAAAGAAGAAGATGGACCAGCAATGCCCGTGCTCAAGTATAGCTGTTGATTCCATATATACTTGTTCTCAATCTCCTTTGTTCCTTAAAATAAAAGAGCTAATTTAATTGCATTTAATTAGGTAGGAAGCATGAAGAAAGCAGTAGTAGCTGGAAAGGAGTCAAACGGGACAAGTACATCTAATCTTAATGGGATGCGGCGAGAACTGTTGAGACTGCCAGATTCTGATCAGAATGAGCGATCTGATGCATACTCTGCCCGAGATAATGATGACTTTATATCATCAGAATCAGATAGACAATTGCTTCTTATGAAGTAATCTTCCCTGCATTTCTTTGTATTTATTTCCTCAAATATCATGTTTATCCTGATCGATAATCCAGTCTCACTGAAAATGTTGAGATTGAGGCGTAGTAGTTGTCACGGAAAGTGTTGCATgcagttgatgcatttatatTTTGTGAGGAAATGCTTTGTCATATCGATATAGAACAAAAAAAGATAGAAAAATCCGCTCACTCTCAACAAAGAAGTAGCTCCAGCTACCAGAATTTGCCATAATCTTGATTATCATGGGTTCTCCACTAATGTAGGAGTCTTTGAGTTGAGATCATGTAGGATTTTTATAAGATTGTAGTGTAGGCTTTGGGACGGGTAAGATACCTATAGATAATAGTGACTTAAATCCCTTATGTGGACAGTTTGGAAATTAAGAAATTTAAGAATTTTTGAAGGAAGAAGTAGCTCTTTACATAATTTTAAGATGAAGagcttttttcttcttcatttttggtgtaaagaatgTTTTGTGGAGGATGCAGTATCCTTAGTAGATCTGATAGGTGCTTTGTAACGGTTAGGATTTCATAGTTGGATCTGCTGCCTTATTTCTCTGTATCTATGGTTCAAGTtaccattataaaaaaaaaaccaattaACAGATATTATGCATCCTAATAATAATATTTAAGCCGACTAGAAACAGAAACTACTCCTAGCTGTGCTCTTGCTAAAGAGCTCGTACAAAAaattgtttaattattatttacataGTACACCAACGTTATTTCACAAAGGCCAACCAAACAAAAGAACACAACCATCCgataatttaatttttttcctagACTGGGACTAAGCACAAAAAGTGTTACCTCCTCCACACTTAAATCTCACATAGTCCTTTATGTAAAACTCAAGTTAGGGGTAACTGTTTCACTATTCCTCACCACTTGTACTGATGTTGTCCTTACTTTCCTTGTGAATTTGGTTCGGATTCTGAGAGTTGTTTGCTCCACCACCTGCCTCCAGTAAGAAAATTATATCGATATCACTCTCAGCAAAAGAGACTAGGTTACCAATTTCCAGATACTGAAATGTTCTTGGGTTCACGACAAAATTGTATCCATTAGTCTGTGGTGCCAATCCTAGCGGTACAGCTTCTTGGAGATGCTGTTGTTCGAAGGCAAACCTCGGGTACTGGTTGGCGTCCATGGTTTGTTGCTCTTGCAAACCTGCATTTTCAAATTGAAAAACTATATTCGGATTGATATGTGGGGAAATATAGCAGGGATATTTGGGGTGTTTCCAATATTCCACATTAAGTTCACCATGGAACTAAGAAAAGTGGTCCTAATAAAAGTGATGTTTTCACGCATATTTGTTGATTCATAAGAAGGTTATCAGTTTTGTCCTCGATCCTTTGAAGATGGGTAGCATTTGGCGGGCGCCCCAATTGTTATTATCGCCTTCCCTGTGCAGGAACTTGTGCTTGCTCATTTGCGGGTCTAACACATAGCCCTGGAGTACAGAAAGTGTCCATTCCAATATCAGAAGAATGATGATATCCCATATCAATGGGTGGTCGTCTATCGTACAGGAAAATCAGTTTATTAATAGTAGAGGCATGAAAAAAAGAGATTACTAATGAGTTTGCACGACAACGTTTCATATTTTCACAGATTATTTGGCCCACATCTGGCCCACATTGATAGAGTGTCGATGCTTTATTGCATACAACCAAGCAGCCCTAAGTGCTCGGACTGGTATTTAGACTTGGTACAAGATGACCATTCAAAAATAACATCCAAACTTTtgttggtaaactaagagatctCTAGTAGCAGACTAGGCCTGATTTCTGCGGACGTCAACATGTCAATTTGTTCCAGCAGGGCAGAGTGGTGTTGCAACCATCTCAAAAGACACCAAAACCTCCTGCATTCCAATGGAGTAGTCTTAATGGTGttgaaaatcctcaaatattctTCAGTCAAAAGCAGCAGGCACAAGTACCACGTGGTTTCCAAAATCAAAACAACGGGCAACAAAActtccaacaatatcaacaaccccaAATAAATTATCAATTAGGCCTCGAAGACTTAATATATAAACACATCATGACTATTGATGACTTATACACAAACATATTACAACTACTGAAGAGAAGGTTGAAAGTCAACATTCAGCCATTAAGAATTTGGAAATCCAGGTACGCCAATTAGCAACACTGGACAAATTCAAGGAGCTCTGCCAAGCAACACTGAGAAAAATCCAAAAGAACATCTCAAAGCCATCTCTCTGAGCTCAGGTAAAGCTCTTGATGATCCATATGCAGATAGACAGAGAAATCCACGAGACGTGGAACAGGTAAATGAAGGTGAGCATAAAGAATTAATACCACTAGGATTGGCACCATAGACTAATGGATACAATTTTGCCATGAACCCAGGAACATTTTAGTATTCGGGACTTGGTAACCAGTCTCTATTGGTGACATCAATATGATTTTCGTACGGGAGGTTGGTGGAGGAACAAACAACTCTCAGAAACTGAACCAAGTTCACGAGGAAAGTGAGGGCAACAACAATACAAGTGATGAGGAGTAGTGAACCAGCTACCCCCAACTTGAGTTTTACAAATAGGACTATGTAAGATTTTAAGTACTGGGGAGGTAACACCTTTTTGTGCGTAGTCCCGGtctaggaaaaaaaattaaattatcgGATGGTTGTGCTTTTTTGTTTGGTTGGTGTTTGTGAAATAACgtgggtatgctatgtaagtaGAAACAAATTTTTGTATGAGCTCTTTAGCAAGAGCTCAGCTAGGAGTAGTTTCTGTTTCTAGTCGGCTTAAATATTATTATAAGGATGCATAATAATGTCCCCgtgtcaatttatgtgaacctatttctttaTTAGTCCCCGTCAATATGAATGACTCCTTTCTATATTTGAGAACAACTTACCTTTATGCAATATGATTTACAGCTACAAAAAATATATGTGActtatttaagaccacaagtttaaaagtcttctcttctttgTTAAACTTCATGCTcagtcaaataggttcacataaattgaaatggagggagtatatgatAAATATTAGCATAATGATGCATAGTATTTATAATTACCTAAATGTACATGGATTATAATTTTTCCCTATGTTTAATGGAAATAGTTCTTGTCCAAAGAGTTAAGAATTTGACAActcatcaaagaaaaaaaattacaaaagatATGTATTTCCTTTTTACGTATTTTTGTTATAAAAAAACATATAAGTCGCTTTATTTGAAGGTAATTTATTTTATGGATATTTTGTTCGGTTCTTTGCCATGATCGTAATATTTTGAACCAAACACTTTAGGTCTTttagttattttctctattttggTCTTAAATGTGGTTTGTGGCGAAATTTTAGGTAGATCTTTTAGTTGAGAAAATCAAAGTAGACCTTCCTTGCTAAACCATGACCTCAATTTACCTACCTTTACGATTTTTTTATCCCTAGTTAACCCTGTTGAGCCTAAATGAATtatcccttattttcttttggtagCAAAACTTTAACCCTTAACCTGTTCGTCCTCATAATTTGTTATCTGTTCACCCTATTCCCCTTGGGGCGCTTTCAATGCTAATCTAATTTTAAAAACTAAGTGTGGGTGAATAATGTAGAAAGAAAAGATTATTGTTGATCTTTAAGAATACTGTTAGGAGGATCGGGAAATAATCGTgtttaaaaataaagaagcaGTTCCACTTATGAAGAAAAATTGTATAAGGATTGAAATATGGAAGGAGGTATAGATTGTTCAAACGACAAGGTAAATTGTTGTGTCTATAAGGGATTTAAGTCACTATTATCTGTATATATCTAATCCTACTCATCTCTAAACCTACATTGTAACTTTATAAAATTCCTACATGATCTCAACTCAAAGACTCATACATTAGTGGGGAACCACATGATAATCAAGTTTATGACAATTTCTGGTAGTTAGAGCTACTTATTTGTTGAGAGTGAGCGGATTTTTCTATCTATTCCTTTTTATGTTCTATATCGGTATACTGTGTGATATATGATCATCTCTCTTCATTTGGTGAGACACACTTGgaatttaaaaatatataattattttAGTTCTCAATAAGTGAACATGTGTACGATCAAAGATAGTTAACCTCATGGTTCATCTTAATTGCCTCGTCCTTACCAAAGCTTTTATGATTTTGCTTAAAATCTTTAGCCACTATATTTATTAAATTCTTTTGCTCGAGGACGATCAAATATTTAAGACATGATACAAGGATCTTAATTTCTGAATTTCGCAAGAGAAGTAGAGAAAcccgttgtcacgacccaaccccgtaggccgtgactagtgccctacttgggcaccctgacatacctacCCATATCGAATCTCATATAAACAACATATACGGCTATAAatgctatatgccgtctcaaactatatcaaactgtattagacacatttcagcgcaaacatatacatatacatatatcaaaaag carries:
- the LOC132638333 gene encoding syntaxin-61-like: MSSAQDPFYIVKEQIQESIDKLLSTFHRWEQTLADSGEKVHLTMELLAACESIEWQMVDELDKTIVVAARDPSWYGVDHIKLDKRRRWTSNARAQVGSMKKAVVAGKESNGTSTSNLNGMRRELLRLPDSDQNERSDAYSARDNDDFISSESDRQLLLMKQQDDELDELSASVVRIGDVGLTTHDELLAQDKIVNELGMEMDSTSNRRDFVEKKVAMVMKKASVKGQMMMIYFLIVLYTVLFVLVFLT